One Oryza brachyantha chromosome 3, ObraRS2, whole genome shotgun sequence DNA segment encodes these proteins:
- the LOC102703847 gene encoding E3 ubiquitin-protein ligase BIG BROTHER isoform X1 has protein sequence MKYAAVAVEAIGLLLLDHFTVHDPSEGMNGSRQMELHYINTGFPYTITESFMDFFEGLTYAHADFAIADAFHDQANPYWAMMHTNSYKYGYSGAGNYYSYGHVYDMNDYMHRADGGRRIWDNTTPVNNTESPNVVLQGGETPPASASSTTEECIQQQVHQNSSSPQVIWQDNIDPDNMTYEELLDLGEAVGTQSRGLSQEHISLLPVTKYKCGFFSRRKTRRERCVICQMEYRRGNLQMTLPCKHVYHASCVTRWLSINKVCPVCFAEVPGDEPKRQ, from the exons ATGAAATATGCGGCAGTGGCAGTTGAGGCGATAGGACTGCTTCTGCTAGATCATTTTACG GTTCATGATCCATCGGAAGGAATGAACGGGAGTCGGCAGATGGAGCTGCACTACATAAATACTGGATTTCCATACACCATCACCGAGAGCTTCATGGATTTCTTTGAGGGCCTCACATATGCTCATGCTGATTTTGCTATTGCAGATGCCTTCCATGATCAG GCTAATCCATACTGGGCAATGATGCATACAAACTCGTATAAGTATGGATATTCTGGTGCAGGAAATTATTACAGTTATGGACATGTTTATGACATGAATGATTACATGCATAGGGCAGATGGTGGACGCAGAATCTGGGATAATACAACACCTGTTAACAACACTGAGTCCCCCAATGTAGTCTTGCAGGGTGGAGAAACTCCTCCTGCAAGTGCAAGCTCTACTACTGAGGAAT GCATTCAACAACAAGTACACCAAAATTCAAGCAGTCCCCAG GTCATTTGGCAAGACAACATTGATCCTGACAATATGACATATGAG GAATTGTTGGATTTGGGTGAGGCAGTTGGGACCCAAAGCCGTGGTCTCTCCCAAGAACACATTTCACTACTTCCAGTCACAAAGTACAAATGTGGTTTCTTTTCGAGGAGGAAAACACGCCGTGAAAG GTGCGTAATTTGCCAAATGGAGTACAGGAGAGGGAATCTGCAGATGACACTTCCCTGCAAGCATGTATACCATGCCAGTTGTGTCACAAGATGGCTTAGCATAAACAAG GTTTGCCCTGTTTGCTTTGCTGAAGTTCCTGGTGATGAGCCCAAGAGGCAATGA
- the LOC102704127 gene encoding polyadenylate-binding protein RBP47B' gives MAAAPYHQPTSLEEVRTLWIGDLQYWADENYLYNCFAHTGELQSVKIIRNKLTSLPEGYGFIEFISHEAAEKVLQTYNGTQMPGTEHTFRLNWASFSSGERRPEAGPDHSIFVGDLAPDVTDYLLQETFRGSYPSVKGAKVVTDPNTGRSKGYGFVKFADENEKNRAMTEMNGMYCSTRPMRISAAIPKKTTGSQLQYGTAKAMYPAAGYAVPQAQPVLPDSDPTNTTIFIGNLDLNVTEDELRQICVQFGELIYVKIPANKACGFVQYASRASAEEAVQRLHGTTIGQQVVRLSWGRSPASKQDQSAVWSQADPNQWATAYYGYGYDAYGYAQDPSYAYSAYAGYTQYPQQVEGATDMASTAVSHTPGMEKEEVYDPMNLPDVDKLNASYIAVHGRAMLGRPLWLRTSSLPQST, from the exons atggcggcggcgccgtacCACCAGCCGACCAGCCTGGAGGAGGTCAGGACGCTCTGGATCGGCGACCTCCAGTACTGGGCCGACGAGAACTACCTCTACAACTGCTTCGCCCACACCGGCGAG TTACAATCTGTAAAAATAATACGCAACAAGCTAACAAGCCTTCCAGAGGGTTATGGATTCATAGAGTTCATTTCTCATGAAGCTGCTGAGAAAGTTCTACAGACTTATAATGGCACACAAATGCCTGGAACTGAGCATACATTCAGATTGAACTGGGCCTCTTTCAGCTCTGGTGAGAGGCGTCCTGAAGCAGGACCTGATCATTCAATTTTTGTGGGGGACTTGGCACCTGATGTCACAGATTACTTGCTACAGGAGACATTCCGTGGGAGCTATCCTTCTGTTAAAGGGGCTAAGGTTGTCACGGATCCAAATACTGGGAGGTCCAAAGGTTATGGTTTTGTAAAGTTTGCagatgaaaatgaaaagaatcGTGCAATGACAGAAATGAATGGTATGTATTGCTCAACAAGACCTATGAGGATAAGTGCTGCAATACCTAAGAAAACCACTGGATCCCAGCTTCAGTATGGGACTGCTAAAG CCATGTATCCAGCAGCAGGTTATGCTGTTCCACAAGCCCAACCAGTTTTGCCAGATAGTGATCCTACAAACACCACT ATATTTATAGGTAACTTGGACCTGAATGTGACAGAAGATGAACTCAGGCAGATCTGCGTTCAATTTGGGGAGCTTATATACGTAAAAATTCCAGCCAATAAAGCATGTGGATTTGTACAATATGCATCTCG TGCATCAGCTGAAGAAGCAGTACAACGTCTTCATGGCACAACGATTGGCCAACAAGTAGTGAGGCTTTCATGGGGCAGGAGTCCTGCGAGCAAGCAG GATCAATCAGCTGTCTGGAGTCAAGCTGATCCTAATCAATGGGCAACTGCTTATTATGGCTATGGATATGATGCATATGGATATGCTCAGGACCCATCATATGCATACAGTGCTTATGCAGGATATACTCAGTACCCGCAGCAG GTCGAGGGAGCGACTGATATGGCATCAACAGCTGTTAGTCATACTCCAGGCATGGAAAAGGAGGAGGTGTATGATCCAATGAACTTACCTGATGTTGACAA GCTGAATGCGTCATACATTGCTGTTCATGGTAGAGCCATGCTAGGGCGACCATTATGGTTGAGAACATCATCACTGCCTCAGTCAACTTGA
- the LOC102703847 gene encoding E3 ubiquitin-protein ligase BIG BROTHER isoform X2 → MNGSRQMELHYINTGFPYTITESFMDFFEGLTYAHADFAIADAFHDQANPYWAMMHTNSYKYGYSGAGNYYSYGHVYDMNDYMHRADGGRRIWDNTTPVNNTESPNVVLQGGETPPASASSTTEECIQQQVHQNSSSPQVIWQDNIDPDNMTYEELLDLGEAVGTQSRGLSQEHISLLPVTKYKCGFFSRRKTRRERCVICQMEYRRGNLQMTLPCKHVYHASCVTRWLSINKVCPVCFAEVPGDEPKRQ, encoded by the exons ATGAACGGGAGTCGGCAGATGGAGCTGCACTACATAAATACTGGATTTCCATACACCATCACCGAGAGCTTCATGGATTTCTTTGAGGGCCTCACATATGCTCATGCTGATTTTGCTATTGCAGATGCCTTCCATGATCAG GCTAATCCATACTGGGCAATGATGCATACAAACTCGTATAAGTATGGATATTCTGGTGCAGGAAATTATTACAGTTATGGACATGTTTATGACATGAATGATTACATGCATAGGGCAGATGGTGGACGCAGAATCTGGGATAATACAACACCTGTTAACAACACTGAGTCCCCCAATGTAGTCTTGCAGGGTGGAGAAACTCCTCCTGCAAGTGCAAGCTCTACTACTGAGGAAT GCATTCAACAACAAGTACACCAAAATTCAAGCAGTCCCCAG GTCATTTGGCAAGACAACATTGATCCTGACAATATGACATATGAG GAATTGTTGGATTTGGGTGAGGCAGTTGGGACCCAAAGCCGTGGTCTCTCCCAAGAACACATTTCACTACTTCCAGTCACAAAGTACAAATGTGGTTTCTTTTCGAGGAGGAAAACACGCCGTGAAAG GTGCGTAATTTGCCAAATGGAGTACAGGAGAGGGAATCTGCAGATGACACTTCCCTGCAAGCATGTATACCATGCCAGTTGTGTCACAAGATGGCTTAGCATAAACAAG GTTTGCCCTGTTTGCTTTGCTGAAGTTCCTGGTGATGAGCCCAAGAGGCAATGA